One Pelobates fuscus isolate aPelFus1 chromosome 8, aPelFus1.pri, whole genome shotgun sequence genomic window carries:
- the FZD5 gene encoding frizzled-5, producing MARLNFWIIFLTFVFLLVQYPLRVLAASKAMVCQEITVPMCKGIEYNLTYMPNQFNHDTQDEAGLEVHQFWPLVEIQCSPDLKFFLCSMYTPICMKDYEKPLPPCRSVCEGAKAGCSPLMRQYGFAWPERMNCDKLPVFGDPDNLCMDYNRTETTTLQPVFPKPTYPSRGSKHLTPLHSHRQPSRDCDGVCKCREPFISITKESHPLYNRIKTGQVPNCAVPCFQPYFTSDEKTFSTFWIGLWSILCFISTFTTVATFLIDMERFRYPERPIIFLSACYLFVSIGYIIRLIVGHENVACNKDHIYYETTGPALCTVVFLLIYFFGMASSIWWVILSFTWFLAAGMKWGNEAIASYSQYFHMAAWLIPSVKSIAVLALSSVDGDPVAGICYVGNQNLDNLRGFVLAPLVVYLFTGTMFLLAGYVSLFRIRSVIKKGGTKTDKLEKLMIRIGIFTVLYTVPATIVVACYIYEQHYREHWEKSHNCSCPGDKKRTRPEYAVFMLKYFMCLVVGITSGVWIWSGKTLESWRRFTSRCCRTTKPMNASDYRQATTALTGRTPLPSSALYHKQVPLSHV from the coding sequence ATGGCTAGACTGAACTTTTGGATCATCTTTTTGACCTTCGTGTTTCTACTTGTACAGTATCCCCTACGTGTTCTAGCAGCATCCAAAGCCATGGTTTGCCAAGAAATAACTGTGCCCATGTGCAAGGGCATTGAATACAATTTAACTTACATGCCCAACCAATTCAACCATGACACTCAAGATGAAGCAGGTTTGGAGGTTCACCAGTTTTGGCCTCTTGTAGAAATCCAATGCTCGCCCGACTTGAAATTTTTTCTCTGTAGTATGTATACGCCTATTTGCATGAAAGACTATGAAAAGCCTTTGCCACCTTGCAGGtcggtgtgtgagggtgctaaaGCAGGCTGCTCGCCTCTGATGAGACAATATGGCTTTGCTTGGCCAGAGAGAATGAACTGTGACAAGTTGCCAGTGTTTGGTGACCCAGACAACCTCTGCATGGATTATAACAGGACAGAAACAACAACACTTCAACCCGTGTTTCCAAAGCCCACCTACCCATCAAGGGGTTCAAAACACTTGACTCCTCTGCATAGTCATAGACAACCAAGCAGGGATTGTGATGGTGTATGCAAATGCAGGGAACCTTTTATCTCTATAACAAAAGAATCACATCCGCTCTACAACCGAATCAAGACAGGCCAGGTTCCCAATTGTGCCGTGCCATGTTTCCAACCCTACTTTACTTCGGATGAGAAGACCTTTTCCACTTTTTGGATAGGGCTGTGGTCCATCCTGTGTTTCATCTCAACCTTCACTACTGTAGCTACATTCCTGATTGACATGGAAAGATTTAGATATCCAGAGCGTCCTATAATCTTTCTATCTGcctgctatctttttgtatccataGGCTATATTATACGACTTATAGTGGGGCATGAAAATGTGGCCTGCAATAAGGACCACATATATTACGAGACCACAGGGCCTGCACTATGTACTGTTGTATTTCTTCTCATCTATTTCTTTGGAATGGCCAGCTCAATTTGGTGGGTAATCTTATCGTTCACATGGTTCCTGGCTGCAGGCATGAAGTGGGGCAACGAGGCCATTGCCAGTTACTCTCAGTATTTCCACATGGCTGCCTGGCTAATACCAAGTGTCAAATCCATAGCAGTTCTAGCTTTAAGCTCTGTGGATGGAGACCCTGTGGCTGGTATCTGCTATGTAGGTAACCAAAATCTGGACAATCTACGTGGGTTTGTGTTGGCTCCCCTGGTGGTCTATCTTTTCACAGGGACCATGTTTCTCCTGGCAGGTTATGTGTCCCTCTTTAGAATAAGAAGTGTTATCAAAAAAGGGGGCACGAAAACAGACAAACTGGAAAAACTGATGATCCGTATTGGTATCTTTACTGTACTTTACACTGTGCCTGCAACCATAGTTGTTGCATGCTATATCTATGAACAGCACTATAGAGAGCACTGGGAGAAATCCCACAACTGCTCTTGCCCGGGGGACAAAAAGAGAACAAGGCCTGAATATGCAGTTTTTAtgctgaagtactttatgtgCCTTGTGGTTGGAATAACCTCAGGTGTCTGGATATGGTCTGGAAAGACTCTAGAATCCTGGAGACGATTTACAAGTAGATGTTGCAGAACCACCAAACCAATGAATGCCTCCGATTACCGTCAAGCTACCACTGCACTAACTGGGAGGACTCCATTGCCAAGCTCTGCTTTATACCACAAGCAAGTGCCACTGTCTCATGTGTGA